From the genome of Zalophus californianus isolate mZalCal1 chromosome 6, mZalCal1.pri.v2, whole genome shotgun sequence, one region includes:
- the LOC113909218 gene encoding olfactory receptor 4F21-like, translating to MDTNDFVVSEFVLIGLSNSWEMHHFLFWFFSVFYMGIILGNHFIVLTVITDSHLHTPMYFLLANLSLLDLGLSSTTVPKTISNLFTDCNIISFPKCMTQIFFIHITGGGEMVQLIAMAYDRYTAICKPLHYLTIMSPKMCVSFVVAAWIVGTIHAVFQFVFVINLPFCGPNEVDSFYCDFPQVMELACLDTYKLEFVIITNSGFISMATFFSLITSYIFILVTIWKRSSGDLSKAFVTLSAHITVVILFFTPRMFLYVWPFPTTSLDKCLFIVDFAITPLLNPAIYTLRNKDMREAMRRLGKQIVGPHGISK from the coding sequence ATGGATACAAATGACTTTGTCGTATCTGAATTTGTACTAATTGGACTTTCAAATTCATGGGAGAtgcatcattttctcttttggttctTCTCTGTGTTCTACATGGGAATTATCCTAGGAAACCACTTCATTGTGCTCACGGTAATTACTGACTCTCATTtacacacccccatgtacttcctATTGGCCAACCTCTCTCTACTTGATCTGGGTCTGTCATCTACCACAGTGCCCAAGACGATCTCTAATCTTTTCACTGACTGCAACATCATTTCCTTTCCAAAATGCATGACAcagatattttttattcatatcaCAGGTGGAGGTGAGATGGTGCAGCTCATAGCCATGGCCTATGACCGGTATACTGCAATCTGTAAGCCTCTCCACTACCTGACCATCATGAGCCCCAAAATGTGTGTTTCCTTTGTAGTGGCTGCCTGGATAGTGGGAACAATCCATGCtgtatttcagtttgtttttgtcATAAACTTGCCCTTTTGTGGCCCTAATGAAGTAGATAGTTTTTACTGTGATTTTCCTCAGGTCATGGAACTTGCTTGTCTAGACACATACAAGCTAGAGTTTGTAATCATCACTAACAGTGGGTTTATATCCATGgctactttcttctctttaattACATCCTATATCTTCATTTTGGTCACTATCTGGAAACGTTCTTCGGGGGACTTGTCCAAAGCATTTGTCACACTGTCAGCTCACATCACtgtagtgattttgtttttcacacCACGCATGTTTCTCTACGTGTGGCCCTTCCCCACAACATCATTGGATAAGTGTTTGTTCATTGTTGACTTTGCTATCACCCCTCTCTTGAATCCTGCCATCTATACATTAAGAAACAAAGACATGAGAGAAGCCATGAGAAGACTGGGCAAACAGATTGTGGGTCCTCATGGGATCTCAAAATGA